The Streptomyces collinus DNA segment AAGGAGGGCGTGGCCACGGCGAACGGCCCGCGCCACCGGCGCCAGCGGCGCACCATCCAGCCCGCCTTCCGGCTCGACGCCATCCCCGCCTACGGCCCGATCATGGAGGAGGAAGCGCACGCGCTGACCGAGCGCTGGAAGCCCGGCGAGACGATCGACTGCACCTCGGAGTCCTTCCGGGTGGCCGTGCGCATCGCGGCCCGCTGCCTGCTGCGCGGCGCCTACATGGACGAGCGGGCGGAACGGCTGTGCGTCGCCCTCGCCACCGTCTTCCGGGGGATGTACCGGCGGATGGTGGTCCCGCTCGGACCGCTCTACAACCTGCCGCTCCCCGCCAACCGTGAATTCAACCGGGCATTGGCCGATTTGCATCTCCTCGTCGACGAGATCGTCGCCGAGCGCCGGGCATCCGGTCAAAAGCCGGACGATTTGCTGACGGCATTGCTGGAGGCGACGGACGAGAATGGAGACCCGATCGGGGAACAGGAGATCCACGATCAGGTCGTCGCGATCCTCACCCCCGGCAGCGAGACGATCGCCTCCACGATCATGTGGCTGTTGCATATGCTCGCGGAGCACCCCGAACACGGCGACCGGGTACGCGACGAAGTGCAAGCGGTCACCGGTGGGAGGCCGGTGGCATTCGCAGACGTCCGAGGACTCAGGCACACCAATAATGTCGTCGTCGAGTCCATGCGTTTGAGCCCCGCCGTCTGGATTCTGACGCGCCGGGCGGTGCGGGACACGGAACTCGGTGGATACCGTATTCCATCCGGGGCGGACATCATCTACAGCCCGTACGCGATCCAGCGCGACCCGAAGTCGTACGAGCGGAACCTGGAGTTCGACCCCGACCGCTGGCTTCCGGACCGGGTCAAGGACGTCCCGAAGCACGCCATGAGCCCGTTCAGCGTGGGCAACCGCAAGTGCCCGAGCGA contains these protein-coding regions:
- a CDS encoding bifunctional albaflavenone monooxygenase/terpene synthase; protein product: MTIESVKPETPPAVEPREPPRAGGGVPVLGHGWKLARDPLAFMARLRDHGDVVRLKIGPKTVYAVTTPALTGALALSNDFIIAGPLWESLEGLLGKEGVATANGPRHRRQRRTIQPAFRLDAIPAYGPIMEEEAHALTERWKPGETIDCTSESFRVAVRIAARCLLRGAYMDERAERLCVALATVFRGMYRRMVVPLGPLYNLPLPANREFNRALADLHLLVDEIVAERRASGQKPDDLLTALLEATDENGDPIGEQEIHDQVVAILTPGSETIASTIMWLLHMLAEHPEHGDRVRDEVQAVTGGRPVAFADVRGLRHTNNVVVESMRLSPAVWILTRRAVRDTELGGYRIPSGADIIYSPYAIQRDPKSYERNLEFDPDRWLPDRVKDVPKHAMSPFSVGNRKCPSDHFSMAQLTLVTAALATRYRFEQVPGSKDATRVGITLRPHDLRVRPVPR